The genomic region AGCACGAAGCCTTCCTCCGGGATTTCAAATACGTCGATTTCGTTGTGCTTGCGGGCATCCAGGACTTTGTCGCGGTAGGTGGCCAGGTAGCGGCCCAGGTGCACGTCGTAGGAATTGGTGCCGAGGCAGCTCCGGTCGTAGGGTTCGATGACGATGTTGCCGCTTTCGATTTCAGCGAGAATCTGCTGGTCGGTGAGGATCATGGAGTATGAATAAACGTCATTCCGAATGGAGTGAGGAATCTTGCCAGCGTGGTATTCAATAGTACCCTGGGGAGATTTCTCATTCCGTTCGAAATGACAGGTGTTTCAAAAATTAAGCGCTTTCCTCGTCGTCGTAACGGTCTTTGGGCAAAGCGTTGGAGCGGGAGCGGGGCTTGGCCGGCTGCTGGTCCAGCTCTTCGGCCAGGCCGTCGAGGCGGGCGCGCAGGTCGGGCAGCACGCTGGTCACGAGCAGCAGCAGCAGCAGCGTGGAAGTGGCCGCCAGCAGCAGGGTGAGGTAGTCGAGCCAGTCGTGGCGCACGGGCACGTCGAGGGCGCGGGGGCCGGTGCTGACCGAAGTGGTAGTGGTGGTAAGCGGCGCTTCGGGCTGCGGCGACGGATCCTCCGTGGCGGCTGAAGTAGTGGCGGGGGCATCCACGTCGGCAGGCGGCACAGCCGCGCCGTCGGCCGACAGCTCCTCGGGCACGGGGTCCTCGGAGGCGTTGAAGCGGGCGGCGCCCTGCGAAATCACGCGCTGCAGCGCCCGGATCAGCGCAACCCGCTCGTCGCGGGGCAGTACCCGGATGAAAAACTCGAAGTTCTTGTCGACCAGGATGCTGCCCAGCTGCTTTTCGAACTCGGCCAGATCGGTGCGGCCTTTGCCAAAGCGGCCCTTGTAGCGCTCCGACACGCCGTTGTAGTTCTGAAACAGCGTTTGCAGGTCGGTGCGGCCGTTGAAATCAGTGAAGTCGCGGCGGGCCTTGGCCGTGCGCATGGCCGCCGGAAACTTGCGCCGCGTGAACGACTTGTCGTACACGGTTTCCATGGTGCGGAAGTTGAGCTCGTCTACGGTGCGGTCGAAAAGCTGCTTGTTGGCGGCGGCCGGGGTGCCGTTCTGGGCACGCAGGGAGGCAGGCACGGCTAGCCACAGCAACAGGAAAAGCGGCAGCAACGGGCGAAATCGGGACATGGCAACGCGAATGGTTGCCGCAAAGGTAACACGTTGCCCATAGGCTTGCGCGGGTTTTTATCGGCTGCTCCCGGAAGGCAAAAAGCCTCCCGACGCGTGGTCAGGAGGCTTTCGGGGCAAAGAAAAATGCCGGGCCGGAAGCGGGGCCGCCATATCAGCGGCCGCTGATGCTACAGGCTGTGCGCTTCGCGCATGGCTTCGCGGCAGGCCGTGAGGTAGTGGTCCACCAGCTCGTCGGTAATGGCGGTGCTCACGAACAGGGCCTCGTATTGGGCCGGGGCCAGGTAGATGCCGCGGTGCAGCATGCCCTGGAAGTAGCGGCCGAAAGCCTCGGTGTCGGAGGTTTTGGCGTCTTCGAGGTTGACAACGGGCTTATCAGTGAAGAACACGCTGAACATCGAGCCCACCTGGTTCACGGTGTAGTTGAGGCCCAGCTCGGCGCATATCTGGCGGGTGCCGTCGGCGAGGCGGGTGGTGATGCGGTTCAGCTCGTCATAAAGCTCGGGGTGCTGCTGCAGATAGGTGAGCTGGGCAATGCCGGCGGCGGTGGCAATGGGGTTGCCGGAAAGCGTGCCGGCCTGGTAGACCTTGCCGGCCGGCGCTACCTGATCCATAATGTCCTGGCGGCCACCGTAGGCGCCCACGGGCATGCCGCCGCCGATAATTTTGCCCAGCGTCGTCATGTCGGGCGTGATGCCGTAGAGCTCCTGCGCGCCGCCGCGGGCCAGGCGGAAGCCGGTCATTACCTCATCAAAAATGAGCACGATGCCGTGCTGCGTGCACAACTCGCGCAGCCCCTGCAGGTAGCCTTCGGCAGGCACCACGAGGCCCATATTGCCCACCACGGGCTCCAGAATCAAAGCCGCTATCTGTCCGTCGTTGGCGGCAATGGCCTGCTCCACGGCGGCAAGGTCGTTGTAGGGTACCGTGAGGGTGTCCTGGGCGACGCCGGGCGTCACGCCGGGCGAGTCGGGGGTGCCCAGGGTGAGGGCGCCCGAGCCGGCTGCAATCAGGAACGAGTCGCCGTGGCCGTGGTAGCAGCCTTCGAACTTGAGAATCTTGGTGCGGCCCGTGTAGCCGCGGGCCACCCGAATGGCCGACATCGTGGCCTCAGTGCCGGAGTTTACCAGCCGTACTTTCTCGATGCTGGGCACCATCTGCTTGATGAGCTCGGCCATTTCCACCTCGCGGCGGGTAGGGGCCCCAAACGAAAGTGAGTTGCCGATGGCCCCTTGCACAGCGTCCAGCACAATCTGCGGCGCGTGGCCCAGAATCATCGGCCCCCAGGAGTTGATGAAGTCCAGGTAGCGGTTGCCGTCGACATCGGTAAGCCAAGCGCCCTGCGCCGACTGCATGAAGACGGGATGCCCGCCCACGGCCCGGAAGGCCCGCACCGGCGAGTTGACGCCGCCGGGAATGTGGTTTTTGGCGCGCGTAAACAGCGCATCGGAAGTGGAAAGGTTGAGAGCGGGGGTGAGGGTCTGCTGTGACATGAGGAGTATGTAGCACCAAGCTCCAGCTTGGTGAGTCGTTGCTGTGGTCAAACGATACCTTAATGTAATGCGCCAGCCGGCTCGTTCGACGATGCACCGAGCTGGAGCTTGGTGTTACAACCTACCGGATACCCACGGGGTTTAGCACTTCCACTTCCAGGCGCTCCAGCTTGGTGATGGGTACGTACTGGTTGTCGTGGGTGCCGCCGGGGTAGCCGATGCCCTGGAACACCGCGCCCGAAACCGGGCCGCTGGCCGCCAGGTTCTGCTGGAAGGCCGGGCCATACTGGTGCAGCTGCGAGCCGAAGTAGTAGAGCAGCTCGAAGCCAGTGAAGGCAAACACCGACGGCGGCAGCTTCTGGCGCTGCAGGTACAACTGCCGGAAGCGGCGCACGCCGGGGTTGGTGCGGTCCAGAAACTTGGAATGCACGAAGTACACGTCGCGGGCGTCCAGCTGGTAGAGGCCCACGCGGCTGTTGTCGAGCCAGGAGGCGTAGGTGATAAGCGGCACGCGGGCTTCTTGCGCTTTCATTATCCCAAACGTGTACGGGCCCGCCTTTTTGGCGTCGGAAGCCACCACCAGGTGCCCTACGGATTTCAGATCCAGCCCGGCAAATCCGGTGCTGAGCGACTCGTCCACGTCGGAGTTGATGCGGCGCAGCTGCAGCACGCGGCCCCCCAGCGCCTCGTAAGCCTGCTTGTAGGCCAGGCCGAAGGCGGTTTCGTCCTTGGTGTCTTCGTGGAGCACCACGGCCGTGCGCGGGCCCCCGAGGCGGGTGAAGGCAAACTGAGCCGCCTGCCGGGCTTGGGTGGCGGTGCTGGGCTCGTAGAGGTAGTGCCACGGGTTGTCCAGCACCAAATCGGCATCCTGCGACAAGGGGTTGACGCACAGAATCTGGCGCTGCTGGGCGTAGCGGGCCAGAATCCGGGCGCCCGACTTGTACACCGGCCCGATGAGCATGTCCATGCCGGCCAGTTCGGGCAGGGCCAGCACCTGCTTGAGCTGCAGCGTATCGGCGCCGGTATCGTAGGCAAACAGCTGCACCGGCCGGCCTTCACGCTGCAGCGAGTCCTGGGCCAGGCGCAGGCCGGCGTAGAGGTCCGTCACGAACTGGTTTTTGCGGCGGGTTTCCCAGCTCGGGTCGTTGAACTCGAAGGGCAGCAGCACGCCAATGTTGTAGGTGCTTTTGCGCTGGGCCTGGGGGCGGGGCGTATAGCGGGTGCGGTCCAGGGCAAACTGCGTAATGAGCTGGTCGAGCTGCGGCTTGTCGGCATCGGTGTACCAGCCGCCGTTGGCTAGCTTGCCTGCGTAGGCGCGGCCCAGCGCGGCTTCCTGCGGATAGGTTTGCAGCAGTTTCTGGAAGGCTGGCTTGTCTTTGATGCGCGGCAGGTACACAGCCTTCATGTTCTCGCGCTCTGTGGTAAGGCGGTCAGGCGGCAGCTGGGCCAGCACGCGCAGGGCATTGTCGAAGTCGCCCTGCTCAAACGACACCTGGCCCTGCAAAAAGAAGGCTTCCGGTAGATTAGGCCACTGCGGATACTCACTGCGCAGCAGATTCAGCATTTGCTCAGCTTCGGGCCACTTAGTCGCTTTGGCGGCAGCCACGGCGTAGAGATAAGCCGCTTCCGGAGCCCGGCCGAACTTGTTGCCGGGGGCCGTGAGGGGCTCCAGCTCCTGCAGGGCCAGGTCGTAGCGGGCCTGGCCGATGAGGGTTTTGCCGTTTTTGTAGCGCGTGTTGAAGTCCGTGGAGCCCAGGTTGGCGGGCAGGGGCGGGCCCTGCGGCCGGGGTGGGGCCGGCGTAACGGGTTTGGCAGCCGGGGCCATTACTTTAGCTGCGGGCGTGGCGGCTTTGGCGGGCGTAGTGGTGGCAGCAGCCGGCTTGGTGGCCGGAGTGGGCGTTTTGCCGGCAGCAGTAACACCTGCCTTGGCTGGCGCTTTGGCAGGCGGCGTAGCAGGCCGGGCAGACGGGGTGGTGGCAGGACGAGCCGGCTGCTGGGCCAGCGCCGGGCCCACCAGGGCCAGGCCGGTGCTCAGGCAAGCCAACCGAAGAGCAAAAAGATACCGCATGGCAGAGAAGCCAGAAGTGAGAGGCGGGAGAGAGGAACAACAGGCAGGCCGAAACCCACGCCGCAAAGGTACGCAGGAACGCCGGGGAAGATGTGGCGTGGCCGCCACGGCCCGTTGGCCGGGGCTGGCCGGGAGGCCCGGGGCCGCCTCACTCGAAACTCCGGTCGGCTGCCAGTTGTTGCTACCGGACCACTTCTTCTTTAATGCAAAGTTAAGCTCCATTTAATGCCCGTTTAAGGCGCTTCCCTTTTACCTGCTGTACCTTTGCGCCGCGCATGCATCAGCTGTCAGCCTCCGTCAAAGACGCTTACTTGCCGGGCTGTGCACGTCCTGCTCTCCACTCACACACTTATCTTCCCGACCTCCTGCCATGGCAGATTCCTCCGCTTCTGCTCTCAGTCCCGGCCAGCGCCTGTGGCGCCTGCTGGTTTCCGAGCAGCGCGACATCACCTACTTATATGTGTACGCGGCCTTGGCCGGGTTCATCAATCTTTCACTGCCGCTGGGCGTGCAGTCCGTCATCGGCTTTGTAAGCAGCGGCGACGTCAGCACCTCGCTGGTGGTACTCATCAGCTTCATTGTGCTGGGTACGCTGCTGGTCGGCGGCCTGCAGGTAATGCAGGTGTATCTGGTTGAATTCATTCAGCAGCGCCTGTTTGCCCGCATCAGCATGGACTTTGCCGTGCGCCTGCCGCGGGTGCGCACCGAGAGCCTCGACGGCGAGTATCTGCCCGAGCTGATGAACCGCCTGCTTGATGCGCCCACGCTGCAAAAGGGCCTGGCCACCATTCTGATAGAGTTTTCGGCCGCCGCCCTGCAGATTCTGTTCGGCGTGATTCTGCTCTCGTTCTACCATCCCATCTTCATTGCCTTCGGGGTGCTGCTGGTGCTGCTGCTGGTGCTGATGCTGCGCGCTACCGGCCCCAAGGGCTTGAGCACCAGCCTGCAGGAATCGAAGTACAAGTACAAGGTGGTGGCCTGGCTGGAAGACGTGGCCCGCACCGTGCAAACCTTCCGGCACCCACCCCGGCAGGAGCTGGCCCTGGAGCGCACCGACAAGCTGGTGGAAGGCTACCTGCACGCCCGGCAGAGCCACTTCAAAGTTCTGCTCACGCAATACTGGGGTTTTGTGGTGTTCAAAACCCTGATTACGGCCGGCCTGCTCATCATCGGCTGCTGGCTGCTGATTGACCGCCAGATCAACATCGGGCAGTTTGTGGCCGCCGAAATCGTTATCATCCTTACCATTTCGGCCGTGGAAAAGGTGCTGCTGAAGCTGGATGTGGTGTACGACGCGCTGACCTCGCTCGATAAGATCGGGCACGTGCTGGATCTGCCGGTGGTGAACGAGCGCGCGGGCACCAACCTGCCGCTGCCGGCCGTGCGCAACGGCCTGCAGGCTGAGCTGCACCACCTCGGCTACCAGTATCCGTACGGCCAGAAAGCCACGCTCCACGACATCACCCTCACCATTGAGCCCGGCAAGCACCTGGCGCTGGCCGGCTCCGATGGCTCCGGCAAAACCACGCTCCTGCGCATCATGGCCGGTTTGCTGACCGAATACACCGGCGTTATTGCCTACGACAGCCTGGCGCTGCAGGACCTCTCGCCGGAGTCGCTGGGGCAGCACGTCGGCGACAACATCTCGCATCAGCACCTGTTTGAGGGCAGCGTACTCGACAACCTTACGCTGGGGCAGACCGGCATCGGGCCCGAAGATGTGGCCTGGGTGCTGGATCTGGTAGGCCTGCGTGACAACGTGTACGCCCGGCCAATGGGCCTGAATACAGTGCTGGGCGCGGGCACTGCCCTGGCCGACAGCACTCGCCAGAAGCTGCTGCTGGCCCGCGCTCTGGTGCGCCGCCCGCGCCTGCTGCTGCTCGACGGCTTCCTGCCCGGCGTGGAGCCGGCCGAGCGCCTGCGGATTCTGCACCTTGTGCTGGCGCCTAAGCACAACTGGACCATCGTGCTGGCTTCCAACGACCTGCGCGTCACGGCACTTCTTCCGCGCCTGGCAGTGTTGCACGAGGGGCGCCTAGTAGCCAACGGGACGTTTGAAAGCGTTTCGCAGCAGCCCGAAATACAGGCGCTGCTGGCCTGAGTGACAATGGTGTAATGGCTGCGTTGTTACCTAGCTGACCGTCCCGACATCGTCTGTGCACGGTCATCTCTTCAGCCAGCTGGCAATTCAACAATTAAGCAATTCAATAGATGGCTTTTGCCGAAAATCCGCTTGCCGAAACCAACCCCCTGACCGGGCGCTTCCGCTCGTTTGCGCACGTGCAGACGCCCTCGGCGGGCCGCACGCTGGCCCGCTGGGCCGCCGGCCTGGGGTTGCTGGTGCTGCTGGCCGGCTTCCTGCCCTGGACCCAGAATATTCGTTCCACTGGCTCGCTTACCACCCTGCGCCCCCAGGACCGGCCCCAGACTGTACCCAGCACCATTGCCGGCCGCATTGAGCGCTGGCGGGTGCGCGAAGGCCAGCGCGTGCGCAAAGGCGACACGCTGGTAGACATTGCCGAAGTCAAGGAAAAATACTTCGATCCGCAGCTGGTGCAGCGCACCGGCGAGCAGCTCAACGCGAAAATTGGCTCGCTCGGGGAAAACCGCCAGAAAGACCTGGCTCTGCAAAGCCAGCAGGTGGCCCTGCGCCAGTCGTTGCGCGTGAGCCTCGACAAGGCCCGCAATAAGGTAGAGCAGAGCCGCCTGAAGGTGAACTCCGACCAAGCCGACCTGCGCGCTGCCCAGAACGATTTCACGATTGCCGAGCGCCAGCAGGAGCGTCAGGAAGCGCTGTATAAGCAGGGGCTGAAGTCGCTGACCGAGCTGGAACAGCGCCGCCTGAAGTTCCAGGAAAGCACCGCCAAGCTGCAATCAGCCCAAAATAAGCTGGACGCCAGCCTCCAGGAGCTCACCAATTCGCAGCTGGAGCTGGCCTCGCTGAACGCTGAATACCAGGACAAACTGGCCAAGTCGGAATCCGACCGGCGCTCCGTGACGGCCTACCAGTTCGACACCGAAGGCCAGATTGCCAAGATGCGCAACGAGCTGGCCAACCTGAGCATCCGCTCCGGCTACTACCAGATTACGGCCCCCCAGGACGGCTACGTGGTGCGGGCGCTCAAGGAAGGCCTGGGCGAAATCGTGAAGGAAGGCGAGCCAATTTTGACGGTGATGCCGATTGCTCCCATGCTGGCGGCCGAGCTCTACGTGAAGCCCATGGATATTCCGCTGCTGAGCGTGGGCCGCAAGGTGCGGCTGCAGTTTGATGGCTGGCCGGCGCTGGTGTTCAGCGGCTGGCCGGGCACCAGCTTCGGCACGTTCGGCGGCGTAGTGGCCGTCATCGACAACATCGACTCGCAGGGCCAGTACCGCGTGCTCGTGACGCCCGACCCGGAGCAGGAAGCGTGGCCGCCGCCGCTGCGCGTGGGCTCCGGCGTGTATGGCTGGGCTTTGCTCGACGACGTGCCGATCTGGTATGAGCTGTGGCGGCAGGTGAACGGCTTCCCGCCTAATTTCGTGGGCAAGCCCGCCAAAGCCAAGGCCACGTACGGCAAACCCGACAAGGGAGGCAAAGCCGAGGCGTCCGCTGAAGAAGAGGAAGCCAAATGAGCCAGCACCTGCATATGAATCTTGCCCAATGGCGCCGGCAGGGGCGGTGGGCCCGCTGGGCAGCCCTGCCCGCGCTGCTGCTGGCCTTGCTGAGTGCGCCCGCGGCCGTGGGCCAGGTCCGGCCCACCCAGCCGGAGGTGATTAGCGCGCCCGCCCTGGTGGCCCGCCCGCTGCTGCTGCCCGATTCTGGCCGCGTCTTTGGCCTGAACGACCTGCTGACTTACGTAGCGCTGCGCCACCCGGTGGCCCGGCAGGCCGGCCTGCTGCCTGAGCGCGCCCTGCAAGAAGTGCGCTACGCCCGCGGCCTTTTCGACCCTACCGCCACCAGCAAATATTACGGCAAAACCTTCAAGGGCCTGGAGTATTTTCACGACTGGGAAACCCAGCTACGGGTGCCGGTATGGTACGGGCTCGACGTGAAAGCCGGCTTCGACCGGGGCGTAGGCCCGTACATCAGCGGTGAAAACTACACTTCCCCGGCCGGCCTAAGCTACGTGGGCCTCTCGGTGCCGCTGGCGCAGGGCCTGCTGATTGATGAGCGGCGGGCCGCCGTGCGCCAGGCGCAGGCGCTGCAGGGTCTGGCGGAGGCTGAGCGCCGCTCGGCCCTCAACAAGCTGCTGCTGCAGGCCGCCAAGGACTATTGGGACTGGACCCTGAACTTCCGCCGCCGCGAGCTGCTGCGCCAGAACGCCGAGCTGGCCGACGTGCGCTTCCGGGCGGTGCGCGAGCGGGTACGTCTCGGCGACCTGGCCGCCATCGACTCGGTGGAGGCCCTCACGGAGCTGCAGAACCGCTTGGCGCTGCTCTCGCAGGCGCAGGTGCAATGGCAAAATGCCACCCTGCAGCTCAGCAACTACCTATGGGACGAGCAGCAGCAGCCCCGTGAGCTGCCCGCCGGGGTGCGCCCCCAGGTGCTGCCCGGCCCCACCGACTGGCGCCAGCTGCCGCCCGACTCGTTGGCGGCTCTCACGGCGCTGGCCCAGCAAATCCATCCGGAGCTGCTGAAAAGCCGCGCCAAGCTGGCCCAGCTGGGCATCGAGCGGCGCCTGCTTAGCAACAAGCTGCTGCCCAAGCTCAACGTCGATTACAACCTGCTGCAGGCCGGCCAGCCGTTCAACCCCGAAAAGACCGCCAGCCTGAGCAGCACCTACCTGACCAACAACTACAAGCTGGGCGTGAGCTTCGCCTATCCGCTGCTGTTGCGCCAAGAGCGGGCCAAGCTGCAGCTCAACCGGCTCAAGCTGCGCGAAACCGAGCTGGATCTGCAGCAGGACAGCCGCGAAATCCAGACCGGAGTGCGGGCGGTAGCCAACGAATGGGAAGCCCTGCGCGAGCAGCTGCGCCTGCAGGAACAGGTGGTGCAAAACGCCGGCCGCCTGCGCGACGGCGAGCAGATCCGCTTCGAAAACGGCGAAAGCTCGGTGTTCCTCATCAACGCCCGCGAAGCCAGCCTGGTGAGTGCCCGCGTGAAGCTGGCCGAGCTGCAAGCCAAATATGCCCAGACCCAGGCCACGCTGCGCTGGGCCGCCGGCGGAGTGGAGGAGTAAGCTCTGAGGCTATGGCGCGGGCTTCAGTCCGCAGCCCGTTTTTAGCGCGTAACATCTGTACCGTGTACCGTGCACAGTGTGTTCAGGCTACGGACTAAAGTCCGTGCCACAGCCACGGCCACTTGCCGGAACAGAGCGGCGGCTGTGCGTGTTAAGGCCCTAGCACCAACTTTCACCGTCATGGGTCTGCTTCCGGAAATCAAGCGCCGCCCGCGCCTGCACAACGACACCTCCCGCGAATCCGCTAAATGGGGCTGGTATATCATGGTCATCTTCGTGGTGGCGTGGTTCGTCTATTCGTTATGGTTCGATAAGTAAGCCAGGCAATACCGGGCGCGGCTGGTCGTTTCCAAGCCCGGAATTTCCGTACTTGTAGCTATGCCGATGCCCATAACTATTGCTATGCCGCAGCTGCGGCAGCGCCTGAGCCTGCTGCTGGTGCTGGGCGCGTCGCTCACGCTGAGCGTGGTGCTCATTACGTTTCGCGTCTTCCTGACGCACCAGATAACCTTCGTGTTCCTGCTTTGGAACCTGTTTCTGGCCCTGATTCCGTTTGGGCTGAGCACCATGCTGGGGCTGTCGGCGGGGCGGCTGCAGGCGCGGGTACTACTGCCGGTGGGCGCCGTGTGGCTGCTGTTTTTCCCCAACGCGCCCTACATCCTCACCGACCTGTTTCACTTGGAGCCCCGCGCCGGCGTGCCGTACTGGTTCGACCTGGCCCTGCTGCTGAGCGCCGCCTGGAACGGCCTGATGCTGGCCTACGCCTCGCTCACCGACATGCAGGCGCTGGTAGCGCGCCGGCTGGGCTGGGGCGCCGGCTGGGCGTTTGCTACCGTGGCGCTGCTGCTGAGCAGCTTCGGGGTGTACCTGGGCCGTTACCTGCGGTTCAATTCCTGGGACATCATCACCAACCCGCTCACCCTCTTCTACGACATCGTGCACCGGATTCTGCACCCGCTGGCCTATTCCGGTACCTGGGGCGTTACGCTGCTCTACGGCGTGTTTCTGCTGCTCGGCTACGCCACCGTGCGGCTGCTGGGCCCGGTCGAGGAGCTAACTAAGCAGGAGTAAAGCAGGCCATTGGCAATGACTTTTGTTGGCGTAGTTCCTCCAGCACCGCTATGGCCTCCGCTGCTTCCATTTGCAGGCCAAAACGCACCGTGCGCATGCCGTAGCTGAACTGTAAGGCCCCGCCGGTCAGGCGGGGCGGCTGGAAATTCAGGCCCGTTCGTACTTCGTTGTAGTCATCGTCAGCGGTGGCGCTCAGATGCTGGATATTGGCAACTGCGTAATGCTTTTCCCGGCCGAAACGTCCGATACACTGCCGGATACTAAGTTGGGCCCCGGCTATCGTTACCAACTCTTCGCCCCAGAAAGTCCAGGCCAGCATACACGCCATCCAGCTCCATCCAGCTGCCCAGCCAATCAGCCAGATCCATTCAAATGCTGCTGGCTGTTGGTCCTGGAGTAGTGTGCCGGTGCTTTTGCTCAGCATGGCTAGTCCGCCCAAAGACCAGAAGGTGAACCAGAATAGCCCAAATCCTTTAAAGCGAGGCAACTGTACGGCCCTGATGCGCAGCAGCGTGCCGTACTGCTGTGCCACTATTGTGCAGCGGCTAGTTTGAAACACAGGGCCGGTATAGAAAATCGTTTATCTCGCCCAGCAAGTAGTTGGCTTCGGCTTGATCCAGGGCCCGCCCAAATGAGTACAACTTTCCGTTGGCAGTCAGTTGAATGGCGCCCGGTCCGAAACCGTACTGTATAGCTATCTGCTGTACGTTTTGCGGGCGGCCAGTAAGAATCGAAACTTCCGGCAATGGCTCTACCCATAACCTGCTTATCTCCGAAACCGACAGTTTCGTGGTTGATAATGGCCAGCCCAGCAGTCGGTTCTGCATGGTTATGGTTTGGTCATCCGCCAACAGACTCTCGCTACCCAGCAGGCTCCAGGTGAAAACTAGCACCAACAAGACCAGCATGGCGGCTGCTATTATCCAGAAAATGCCTAACAGACCCGAACGATTATCCGTCAGGCGGTGCCACGGATTATCGGTAGAGTGGATAATTAAGCCGAAGCATAGCGGTAGCAGTAGCAGCCATAAGCGTCGGTTGGCCAGCGTAACACAATAATTGGTGGCTGATTTGGTAACAACCGCGCGGCCTGCCGCCGGCTTTTCAATAGAAGGCATACTAAAAAGGATAGGCGAATAGAAATTGAAGCAGCGAAGTAAGATGATTTGCGCAGATGTTGCGTAAGCGCTGCACAAAAAAGCTCAGCTCAGCCCGCTACCTTGCCATCCATGCTGCACCTCACGCCCGATCCCGCCGATACCGCCACCATGACCTGGGAGCAGCTGCTTAGCCGCCGCCGCTACCCCGAGCAGCCCCAGCTCCACGTCGTGACCGACGCGCCGCCCGTGCGCGGCGCCTTCGTGGCCGACTACGACCGGGTGGTATTTAGCTCGGCGTTTCGGCGGCTGCAGCGCAAAACCCAGGTGATGCCGCTGCCCGAAACCGACTTCGTGCACACCCGCCTCACCCACAGCCTCGAAACTGCCTGCGTGGGCCGCTCCCTGGGCCGCCTCGGGGGCCGGCTGCTGCTCGAAGAAACCGAAGGCCTCGCCGAAAGCCTGCCTCATCTCGATTCCGACTTCGGCGACATTGTGGCCGCGGCCTGCCTGGCCCACGACATCGGCAACCCGCCCTTCGGCCATTCCGGCGAGGACGCCATTTCGGCCTACTTCCGCAGTCCTGCCGCCGAGCCGTTCGTGCGCATGCTCAACCCCGCCCAGCGTGCCGATTTGCAGCAGTTTGAAGGCAACGCCGCCGGCTTTCGAGTCCTGACGCACACGTACGCGGCGCACAGCAGCGGCTCGGCCGGCCTGGGCCTCACGTATGCCACGCTGGGCGCTTTCACGAAGTATCCGCGGCCCTCGGTGGTGGAGGATGCCAGCCGCACGCACGGCGCCAGCGAAAAGAAATACGGCTACTTTCAGACCGAAACGTCACGCTTCCAGGATGTGGCCCGCGAGCTGGGGCTGCTGCCCAAATCGGCGGCTTCCGACCCGGCCGGCTTCTACCACCGTCATCCGCTAGCTTTCCTCGTGGAAGCCGCCGACGACCTGTGCTACCGCATCATCGACTTCGAGGATGGCCTGAAGCTGGGCCTGATTCCCTGCGAAACCGGTCTGGCGCTGCTGCGCGCCATGCTCGGCGACGCGCCCGACCGCCGTGGCTCGGTGGAGTGGCGCGACTGGCGCGAGGAGCTGGGCTACCTGCGCGCCCGCCTCATCAACCGGCTTGTGCAGCAAACGGCCCGCCTCTTCGCCGACCGCGCCCCCGACCTGCTCCGCGGCCACGCCGACGAGCCGCTGGTGCAGCAGCTGGATTGCTGGGAGCAGCTGCAGGAAATCCACCGCCTCACCGTCGAGCACCTCTACCAGAGCCGGCCGGTGCTGGAGATTGAGGCCGCCGGCTTCGAGGTGCTGGCCGGCCTCCTCGATGCCTTTCTGCACGCCACCTTCGACCCCCAGGCCAGCCCTCGCTCCCGAAAATTATTGCAGCTGCTGCCCGAGCAGTTCCGGGCGTCGGGCCCGCAGGAAGGTGCCTCGGCCTACGAGCAGATTGTGCTGCTCACCGACCATATCGGGGGACTCACCGATCAAAATGCCCTCAGCCTGTTTCGCACCATTCGCGGTATCGATTTGCCGAA from Hymenobacter canadensis harbors:
- the hemL gene encoding glutamate-1-semialdehyde 2,1-aminomutase, with the protein product MSQQTLTPALNLSTSDALFTRAKNHIPGGVNSPVRAFRAVGGHPVFMQSAQGAWLTDVDGNRYLDFINSWGPMILGHAPQIVLDAVQGAIGNSLSFGAPTRREVEMAELIKQMVPSIEKVRLVNSGTEATMSAIRVARGYTGRTKILKFEGCYHGHGDSFLIAAGSGALTLGTPDSPGVTPGVAQDTLTVPYNDLAAVEQAIAANDGQIAALILEPVVGNMGLVVPAEGYLQGLRELCTQHGIVLIFDEVMTGFRLARGGAQELYGITPDMTTLGKIIGGGMPVGAYGGRQDIMDQVAPAGKVYQAGTLSGNPIATAAGIAQLTYLQQHPELYDELNRITTRLADGTRQICAELGLNYTVNQVGSMFSVFFTDKPVVNLEDAKTSDTEAFGRYFQGMLHRGIYLAPAQYEALFVSTAITDELVDHYLTACREAMREAHSL
- a CDS encoding HlyD family secretion protein, with the protein product MAFAENPLAETNPLTGRFRSFAHVQTPSAGRTLARWAAGLGLLVLLAGFLPWTQNIRSTGSLTTLRPQDRPQTVPSTIAGRIERWRVREGQRVRKGDTLVDIAEVKEKYFDPQLVQRTGEQLNAKIGSLGENRQKDLALQSQQVALRQSLRVSLDKARNKVEQSRLKVNSDQADLRAAQNDFTIAERQQERQEALYKQGLKSLTELEQRRLKFQESTAKLQSAQNKLDASLQELTNSQLELASLNAEYQDKLAKSESDRRSVTAYQFDTEGQIAKMRNELANLSIRSGYYQITAPQDGYVVRALKEGLGEIVKEGEPILTVMPIAPMLAAELYVKPMDIPLLSVGRKVRLQFDGWPALVFSGWPGTSFGTFGGVVAVIDNIDSQGQYRVLVTPDPEQEAWPPPLRVGSGVYGWALLDDVPIWYELWRQVNGFPPNFVGKPAKAKATYGKPDKGGKAEASAEEEEAK
- a CDS encoding ABC transporter substrate-binding protein — translated: MRYLFALRLACLSTGLALVGPALAQQPARPATTPSARPATPPAKAPAKAGVTAAGKTPTPATKPAAATTTPAKAATPAAKVMAPAAKPVTPAPPRPQGPPLPANLGSTDFNTRYKNGKTLIGQARYDLALQELEPLTAPGNKFGRAPEAAYLYAVAAAKATKWPEAEQMLNLLRSEYPQWPNLPEAFFLQGQVSFEQGDFDNALRVLAQLPPDRLTTERENMKAVYLPRIKDKPAFQKLLQTYPQEAALGRAYAGKLANGGWYTDADKPQLDQLITQFALDRTRYTPRPQAQRKSTYNIGVLLPFEFNDPSWETRRKNQFVTDLYAGLRLAQDSLQREGRPVQLFAYDTGADTLQLKQVLALPELAGMDMLIGPVYKSGARILARYAQQRQILCVNPLSQDADLVLDNPWHYLYEPSTATQARQAAQFAFTRLGGPRTAVVLHEDTKDETAFGLAYKQAYEALGGRVLQLRRINSDVDESLSTGFAGLDLKSVGHLVVASDAKKAGPYTFGIMKAQEARVPLITYASWLDNSRVGLYQLDARDVYFVHSKFLDRTNPGVRRFRQLYLQRQKLPPSVFAFTGFELLYYFGSQLHQYGPAFQQNLAASGPVSGAVFQGIGYPGGTHDNQYVPITKLERLEVEVLNPVGIR
- a CDS encoding peptidase domain-containing ABC transporter produces the protein MADSSASALSPGQRLWRLLVSEQRDITYLYVYAALAGFINLSLPLGVQSVIGFVSSGDVSTSLVVLISFIVLGTLLVGGLQVMQVYLVEFIQQRLFARISMDFAVRLPRVRTESLDGEYLPELMNRLLDAPTLQKGLATILIEFSAAALQILFGVILLSFYHPIFIAFGVLLVLLLVLMLRATGPKGLSTSLQESKYKYKVVAWLEDVARTVQTFRHPPRQELALERTDKLVEGYLHARQSHFKVLLTQYWGFVVFKTLITAGLLIIGCWLLIDRQINIGQFVAAEIVIILTISAVEKVLLKLDVVYDALTSLDKIGHVLDLPVVNERAGTNLPLPAVRNGLQAELHHLGYQYPYGQKATLHDITLTIEPGKHLALAGSDGSGKTTLLRIMAGLLTEYTGVIAYDSLALQDLSPESLGQHVGDNISHQHLFEGSVLDNLTLGQTGIGPEDVAWVLDLVGLRDNVYARPMGLNTVLGAGTALADSTRQKLLLARALVRRPRLLLLDGFLPGVEPAERLRILHLVLAPKHNWTIVLASNDLRVTALLPRLAVLHEGRLVANGTFESVSQQPEIQALLA